AAGCCGCTTTTGGGAGGGAGATTCTGAGTGGGTACAAACCCGGGCAACGGCCCATTACGTGACAAAAACTCTGACTGAAATGACTGAGGCTGGAATACCCCACTTCCAGAGCCGCCTCCGTCACATTGTATTTGCCGCTCTGGAGAAGTTCTGCCGCCCGTTCCATGCGCAGCCTGCGCAGATACTGGGGAATGGTCGTTCCTGTTTCCGTCGAGAATGTCCGGCTCAAATGAAACGGGCTGCAACCGACCTGTCGTCCGACTTCCCCCAGACTTAGCGGCTCAACAAGATGCTGTCGCAAAAGCGTCATGACCCGCTCGACGCGCTCGCGCGCCAGCCGCTTTTGGCGGTCGCACAACAGTTCGTCGTCGCCTCGGCGCTCGAAGAAAAACTCGGCCATGATTTCCAGCACCTTGCCCTGATACCAGAGCCAACGCCCGCCTTGGAGAACCGGCGGATTCAGCAAATGGGTAATCCGTTGCTCCTGCGCGGCGGTGAGCCTGCAGATATCCCCGAAATGCGTGCCGGGTTGATCGCCTCGGACCAATCCCTCCACCAGCGGGTGCAATGCGCCGTCGCATGAAGCCAAGTGCTCGCGCAGAAAGCGAGGCGAAAACTCAATGGTGATGAAGCGATGCCGCTGGTTGGCATCGCGCCAGCCCTGCAACGTCTGTTTTCCGGCCAAGTAAAACCCCGCGGTGAGCGGCTCAAAATCAACGCTGCTTTCGGCGAAACGAATTGAGCCGCGACCAGCAAGATTCAAGCAAAGCTCCAAACTATCCGGATGAAAACTCCGCGACCACTCGAAAGGATTTGGTAGTTCAAAATCGTGCCACTCGATACTGACGCCCAAGTCATAATACCCGCCGTAAAGCTGTCGCCAACCGTCCCTGATCGGCTGCCAAACGGTTGCCTCGCGCAACGGTGAAACCCGCACCTTCAGGCCGGACCTCGGTTCCCTCCGCTTTATCGCGGACCCCGATTGTTGCAGTGTCAGTTTGCATTACAGCGAAAAATATTAAAACCAAGTCTCTCTTTTGAAC
The Verrucomicrobiia bacterium genome window above contains:
- a CDS encoding AraC family transcriptional regulator, which codes for MNLAGRGSIRFAESSVDFEPLTAGFYLAGKQTLQGWRDANQRHRFITIEFSPRFLREHLASCDGALHPLVEGLVRGDQPGTHFGDICRLTAAQEQRITHLLNPPVLQGGRWLWYQGKVLEIMAEFFFERRGDDELLCDRQKRLARERVERVMTLLRQHLVEPLSLGEVGRQVGCSPFHLSRTFSTETGTTIPQYLRRLRMERAAELLQSGKYNVTEAALEVGYSSLSHFSQSFCHVMGRCPGLYPLRISLPKAASGGKAPCFRIKEQPTAKEPQPAASAGS